Within the Cydia pomonella isolate Wapato2018A chromosome 3, ilCydPomo1, whole genome shotgun sequence genome, the region cgtttcttctttaACCTTAACATCCAACTGGATTTGACTTCATgatattccggaggtaaagtaaggacaggtaaagtgcacattaggagcattcctggtaatttcgtctcACTCTCTAGTTCCGTAAACAATTCGCaccagatattctttaaaataaacacatgcgATGCGTAATGATGTCGTGGTTCGGGTACTTCTTGTACTaatgaatttcaggcataggaCGTATGTCTCGTATACGCACGTACCTCCATAGATGCACTTATCTCGTCTAACTTAGCGGTATCAAATTGCACAAATCCTGGCAGAGTGTCAGCGGAAAtgtttgtcgtaaacaaaattaaaataatcatagcTTGTTTTCATCGCTGCATGAACGCTAAGGaggatggtattttcttcttaccttcgaaaatatctgaacctcccggcattgccttgaacactgttaaaattttaaacctccagaTCTTGTAACACTAGAACTATTGGAATCCTAATTTCCCTAATTGAATTTGActcgtgtttaatgcttgctccgaTTTTACTCTGCTCTGCTATGCACTTTAAAATGaatagagaaataataagttcatatcaatcatatctctgtttacattaatttgacagtaaacaacagttgctaggtaacaacattatgaataaagataggtcttgacatacgaggtatatgcaaccttcttaatgttgcaTTCATGTctttaaattgtaccaattttatagtgacatctggtgatgtagtttgcacattcggtagtcaactttacgcaaaagtaggaTATCGGATGCCATTAATAGAAACcgccgccatctttactaatgttaactacgtttctaagtgtcgcccccctgCATATAATTATGCTTCTGTGACGAAGTTTCCTAAGTATTGATAAACTTTTTACAAAGTAAGACTGCACTGGCCATAAGTAAAAACAGCTTTCGAAAAATCACGCTTTTGCCACACTTCAAAAATTTTATGACAGAACGTGTTCGccttttttaatacatttgtttGTGTAGACTTAATTATATgtaaattcaaataataatttgacaaTGCAGTCGGTTGTGACCTTCGAGAAACCATTACCTCATTTAAGCTTACCGGATTGGGATGCTCGTCTCTACGGGTTAAAGGTaaagtatttttgttaaattaattttcatgCTCATAACAGGTACGATGGTACTGATAATGTAAATTTTTCGTGATTGCTTGTTGTTTGCTGCCACTTTTCCTGTACTGCTAGAAAAGTCTATTTAAATCGCCTTTTACAAGAACCTTCTGATTATAAAACTAGAACGTTTCCCATGAAACTTCATATAGCCTTGAGCATGTTTTGAAATGATAAATCATTGTCTCGCTCGATAGGCCTGCCATCCCAATCGTTTTGAGGTCGTCCTGATTTCGGCTTCAAATTAGAAAAGTTTTCCTTGTTCCAAACCATGTCAGTGGAATTGCCTTGCAAACAGGAATCGAAAAGCCTCCGCAACATTGAGTATCTATTTAGCTTTGACGCTAAATCGACAGCGGTATTGTGAAGTATATTCACATATAATTAATTGACAAAATATAGTTGTACTGCATGGTACTATTAAGTGGAAGTTTCTCTTCaactcttcttcttctggtACTTTGTtagcaaaacaaacaaaaaccaaaGCAGGTAAATTTTGAAGGGagaattactaaaaaatatatattagtttaATCTCATTTCATATATTacagttttttgtttattttattaattaaagttCAAGCTTGCAATTGACAAGTTGTCCAATTCAGCAAATAGtgaagtaaaaattaaataagtaatctgtaaaaaatatctaatataaGTACtctatttatgtaggtatccACTGGTGAATTGAGAAACGAGTTTAAAAACGTACTGTTACAAAGTTAAGCCCTTACGTACTCAGGTCATAATTATATCTCGCTCTCTTTCTCGCTCACACACGCTACACTGTCTTGATCCGCATCACTAAATTGGACCTTGgacttggacccgggtacgtccttaaactacgtccaaaagagaggtatgggcattgtgaatgtcatctcgctttgtgtggtagggcacagccagtggatgtcattccagatctagagcagagcccaactggggaagtacctccaccttacagaaaacagcagccaaataacactagaccctactcatagtgctgtgttcctgccggtgagtaaggttgccagagctcaactagggggggcgggtttagggtcggcaacgcgcatgtaactcctctggagttgcaggcgtacataggctacggagactgcttaccatcaggcgggccgtatgcttgtttgccaccgaagtagtataaaaaaaataaaaataagggtaacatatttatttaataatacagggtgtttatttagttacctgcaaaAATTTACTGGGTGaagatattatataggtatactgagcttttttttttttggcgctggtggcctagcggtaagagcgtgcgacttgcaatccggaggtcgcgggttcgaaccccggctcataccaatgagtttttcgtaacttatgtacgaaatatcatttgatatttgccagtcacttttcggtgaaggaaaacatcgtgaggaaaccggactaatcccaacaaggcctagtttaccctctgggttggaaggtcagatggcagtcgctttcgtaaaaactagtgcctacgccaaatcttgggattagttgtcaagcggaccccaggctcccatgagccgtggcaaaatgccgggacaacgcgaggaagaagaagaagactgagcaacttttactatgggaccaactccaaaatcgcgaaaaaaatattgggcgtttcatatattttggttGCCCGagcttgacattttctatgggtgAGTAAtcttttttttcgcgatttcggagttgGTACAATAGTAACAGTCGCTCAGTAGGTATAACCTATATATCCACccagtaaattattgcaggtggctAAATAAACTCCTGTATTTAATCTATTATTATCAGTCAATCATTGGCAATCAGACTGTATACGcatctataataatataacaacgTCAAAATCAGGTGAGAGGTAGTTTAGTATAGTGAAACCAGAATACTTGGCCATCTTCGTGTTACTATTTATGATACATGTTTGTGGGACGATAATGAACAGCGGAGTACtattattatagtacattggGTATGGTGACACATGTCATTTCCATACCTTAAAACGCAAAAACTCGCAAAATGGTACTAAGATGACATGTGTCACTGTACCTCtgctgtttgaaaaataatataatactttgACTAAAATAAAGTACGTTACTGAATAAAAAATGGTCAGAATTTGTTATTGTTGCGATGGTATGttaatatgttattttgttagaaataatgtatttttattgtatttcctCACATGTTTGTAACTGTAAAAGCACTATGAACCtactatattctgtttttttattccctagactaaaatgacatttcatgtggtactaagaaatgtcatgtcttacatatgaaacgtcattttagtctacggtataaaaaaacagaccttagtATACTCGTACCTCAGTAGAAACTGGAACTTTTGCCAAGCCTCGCCCTGGCAACTAGATACCTTGTCAGAAAATGTCTTTCTTGCCATCTCTCGGCAACAATATGTactatttatgaaataatttttatccCTGCAGGTGACAGCAGATACCCGAAGAGCAGACGCTTTCGATTTTCGTCACAGTGCCCACCAGCTTAGAAATGAGACCAAGATCAAGACTGATTGGGACAGTTATCATAATAACAACCGTCTTAGAGCCAGGTAGCCATCACAGCAATTTGATTTAATCGAATCTAGtctcatattcatttattaattcattatttctcAAAGGTGTAATACTTGTAATGAACCCTTGACAACTTTTCGTCTCTGTTCTTGCgttggttataattataaatttataatataaagtaGACGTGCTTGGAGGCGTATTCAAATGCAAGTAATATAGTACCCACATGATATTAATCTTGTTGTGTCTCACTCATACTAAATAATAGTGCGAGTCAGACGTTCTAGGATTGATATCAAGttggtattatatttttaaattatgaataccCTTACAGTAGACAATTTACATAACTTACATTCTCAAACGACGCTTTTCAAGTTGGGTTAACCGCTTGGATATCACAGGCTTTTCATGCTCTGAGTTGTTTCATGAAcgaaaatgaaattttgtacGTCAGAGGAATTAATATATTACGGTtgacaaatttaattttgtttgctGAATTCAGTGTGGTGTGGCATTACCTCTTGTTTGACGTTAGTAAGATGAAAAGGGATATAAATTGGTATTTAGCGGTGAATTTTAAACTTTGAGCGCTCGATATTCATTCCTAATTATCTAAACAAAatccggccaagagcatgtcgggccatgctcaggtagggttccgtagtcacaGTAGACTGCAttgaacgggggctattagtacgCGGTACTTTTGTACGacattttgcaataactcaataaCGGCATAACCggtcatgttcgctatagttatcaaatcccaaaaaaaatgtttaataaattcCTGATAAAACGCcatttttgatgttttattGCTGTTTGTACTTTCCGCTCCCAAAGGATTGGTATCGTCAAAACGAATTTTACTATCCCTAACTCGTAGTAACTCACTCTTTGGTTAACAATAATGATTTGTTTttaaggggcaaagttgttgtaatatgtgctaatattgataaccaaTCAAAGCAAGCGAAAAATTCCAAAGTTGAGCGAGCGTAGGGAGTGGTTTgtaaagtggaatcttgagtaTTTTACCTCATGTACTTTGTAAAGCTTGTACAATTGAGAAATACGTGTTAATTAGGAGTTCTGTTCTAGTTTTATTTGCCAAAAGTCGTAACCAGACGCTAGTTCTAAATTATTTACTTCTACCAGGGTATACGAGATAGACCAATGGCGATCAACTCTTCAGGAACTTCTAGATCGTATAGACAGAGAGATGAATGCGCTGAAGGAGGAAAAGGCATCTACGGAAAGAGAGTTGGAACAGCTAAACTTGCCTCTTTTAGTTTGTTCCGAATGTCTTTCCAACAGAGATGGCAGAAGAAGCACAGAATTAACTTATGATCTTGCCGACACTGAATTAAAGaaggtactgtaaatataatatatgtttgaCTATTTGACAATGGCATTACCACGTAACCACATGTTTATGATATTATAAACACCGTGGTGGGTGGtgtttttctattatttattgtatctaTGGTAAACACCATcataatatgtaaaatttcaacGGTAGAAATTTCACTTATGGCCTTAACTATAATCAATTACCGCCACTTTTTACGGATCACCGTCCACAGGAACTGTGTGTAACAGAGAGCAATAAAAAGATGCTGATCGATCGGTGTCAGTCAGCTTGGGagaaaattaacaaattagAGGTCGTAAAGTTTAAGCTCCAGCTGGACCTAAATGATAAGAACGAAACCCTCCAAATTGACAAGGACATGCTCAGTCTGGATAAAGATTGTGCGAACATTACGTATAAGACGGATTCTCTAAAAACCCCAAAGAGGTTTGTATCTTTTGTAGTTAGTACCacaaatttaaaagaaataagaaaaaacgCCCAAGAGCATGACGGGCCATGCTCCGTACGTAGTTACCCTTCTGCACAATAACAATAGGCTGCcttgaacgggggctattagtatcATGTACAGTCGCTGCAAGAGAGGTGATTGCATACCTACgaggtcacctctctctgcagctgactgtacattacgaGCAAAAGGgaataccttcgcagcgctATGTACTTACGTGTTTTTACGAATaagggaagactttttgcaataactcaaaaacggcttggTCGCTACAGTTTTTAAGAAGCTActatttcatgatttttttttcatatttttggacccatggttcatttcatattttttggacccatggatGAAATGTCCGAGGGGAGGACGCATTTATAATAGGTACTTCCAAagaaattattttactttatcaaaataattgttttaaaaaccgCTATTctttttgaaagacctatttAACAACTTCCACACTATAGGGTTTAAGCgacataaaaaaatcatctccactttacataatttttattattcagtTTTTATATTACCTCTTTGTTGgcatgattgatttatatatatatatatatatccatgcttaattgcagctttctagcagtgacgatcacggagcaaaaccgcggaccgacagacagacggaccaggcgaaattataagggttccaaattaacgacggaaccctaaaaactaagtTATAATTTTTGGTGCAGCTACCAGTCGTTCCATATTCATATCCATCAAGCGCTAGTCGTGTTCGTCCCATTTGTTATCCTTACGAATTCTCGGGATGCAACCTCGTAAAGAAAGTTTGCTTTTTTAACCTCCGGGAGTTCCTCGTTCAAGTAATTTGTAAAAACCGgcaaaaaatgccaaaaaagaAATAGCGGCAACATGtacataatctgtgaaaatttatacattatctgtgaaaatttcaactgtctagctatcacggttcatgagatacagcctggtgacagacagacagacggacaatggagtcttagtaatggTCCCGTTTTTACCTTCTGGATACttaaccctaaaaaagaattCTGTGAAAAGTTGCACAGGTTTGTTTGCGAGTAAATACTTGAGCTATTGTCAAACAATCCAATTCAtgttctttaattttatttcatttatttgctaAGAGATTGCCTGGAACAGAACAGATTTTATAAAAGGATTTTGAATGTGATTTCAAGCTAATACTACTAAAAGTTGTTTATAGGTAACCTATATCATGATCATGTTCCCGATAAGGAATATAATTGTTTAGTTGTTTACTTTATGTATTCCTATTTATTTCAGAATGATAACCTATGACCAATGGCTAGACCGATGCGAAGCCACAAAAAAAATGGCGATAGATGAACTTCAAGAAACTTTGAGCCTCCGGGAGTCGCTATTTGTAGCCAGAGGCCGCGCCAGGAACCTCCTGAAAGCTCAAACGGACGCCACAAATTACATGATGCGTAGGCGTATCTATGATACGCAAAGGGCTAGGAATGAATTAGATTGGCAGAAACTAAaggtaatatcatttttggttTCGTATCAGAGCCATTTCCATTTTCCGTATCAATTATCTATCAGTTTATATTTATGCTCGTGGTAGCGTACCTATAGACAATTGTTGCCTCGTAATTCAGTTGAAATATAGAGGTCGCTGTACGGTCCCGTACATTAGCCGATAGTTTTGCTTATCAAAAGTCGACCATTGATAATAGGAACCGTGCGCGTTGGTGGGCAGACCCACCCATCCAcccatcttgtggcctaaatcgGAAGACACTTCACGCCAATAAACATAAggctcctgtgctgccgcctacagttcatgcatgcTCCCTATAGGGATGTTGTTTAAATTTTTCACCTCACCTATCcggaaaagggctttttcttccatgctaggagggatcaaagtaaCACTTTTCTTTTCTCTCTATTTTATTagcttaggtatatattttaaaacataacaatattaacatttccctcataggtgatgtgtcacatggtagcaaaattatttccatcttGGGCGTAACAGACTTGAATCCCTCTCTACGCTCAGGATTCAATTTTAGAATTCCTCGTTACTCTCGGGATTCTATTACAGAATTCTTCGCTTGGTTTAGAATTCAATATATGTACGCCTTagccgtaaatatgtcattttgctccaTTGTGACACAATCCACAATTTCACACCATgtacgaaataaagcaccaaaAAACTATTAGACAAACGTAGACAGCAGATATTTTATGACACAGTTTCTATTTAATCAATCGGATAGAACTATATTGCGTAGGTATATTATAACTTAACCGTGGCGTTGTTCTGTGTTCCATATAAATTACGAGGTGGCTAATCGTTTTGGCACTTCTAAAAAAACATATCGCGCAGTGTAACGCACATCTATTAAGGATATTAAACTAGAAGCCAAGACTTTTTCTTAGACATTACATAACTACAGATATCAATAATGGGAGGTATCCcgaaaaatatctttatatgaATATCCATCGCTAAATAGTGATGGTCAATAACGCGTATAAGTTTTCTTGTTACCTTTTATATCTTAACATTGAATAGTACAATCACCCAAGATTATCAGCTTTCGTCATAACATAATATCCCATAGTTGTCTAAAGATActaccacaccagctcgtaaaggtcCTCTTTAATGAtcaaaaactgatgaaaaagtttcattttatccacaagagtggcaaagtaattttgAGTTTCTTCCCTTTGTTAATGggattgacttttaagtgatgattttaaatgataaatatttaacagcgttcatttagatttgatttgttATGTTTTACAGTAAGCATTTTTCTCTTGTTGGTGCAgtgaacaattttgtgtttGATTTTGGAATCTTTAGCTTGCTcttgtatcaatattagtacgaggagttaaacaacaactttgcgcccttgtataacaaataacaattttttgtaaatttacgCATGTTACTTTCGTTCGCGACATCCAGTTGTCGTTACCGATCCGGATCGTATATATCCGTGTGGTCGTTTGGATCAACTAACTTTTAATAATCTGACGAAATTAAGTGCAAAATGAAGCCACCTCGTATTGTACACCACTCTGTCAAttattaaaatctttttttctaaAAGTCTGAAGTTCTTTTATCACCATACCCCTAAGTACCaatgaaaaaaagtttatcTGTCTTCTATCCAGATGGAAGAAAATATGGACAAACTAGCCACAGAACTAAAAGTAATGGGGGAGCAATTCACCGACAAAGTAAACGCGTTAAAAGTGGCCGAGACCCGCCTGGAGAC harbors:
- the LOC133516161 gene encoding tektin-B1-like, translating into MQSVVTFEKPLPHLSLPDWDARLYGLKVTADTRRADAFDFRHSAHQLRNETKIKTDWDSYHNNNRLRARVYEIDQWRSTLQELLDRIDREMNALKEEKASTERELEQLNLPLLVCSECLSNRDGRRSTELTYDLADTELKKELCVTESNKKMLIDRCQSAWEKINKLEVVKFKLQLDLNDKNETLQIDKDMLSLDKDCANITYKTDSLKTPKRMITYDQWLDRCEATKKMAIDELQETLSLRESLFVARGRARNLLKAQTDATNYMMRRRIYDTQRARNELDWQKLKMEENMDKLATELKVMGEQFTDKVNALKVAETRLETRGYRPGSELAADEADIGLKEEVRNLRETIRQLQEKLDCGKATYNALEATSIKIAMDLADKNQSLETDTRALEMRAALEPKKPTGTDKNLVLASMADEVPKTEH